From the Halalkalicoccus sp. CGA53 genome, one window contains:
- a CDS encoding ABC transporter ATP-binding protein: MSDPLLSVEGLRTHIPAEGGIVRAVDGVSFEIERGETVALVGESGSGKTVTCETITRLVPETATVTGEVRFDGETLTDLEENALRRIRGNRIAHVFQNPRSALDPVYTVGDQIAEAITLHRDVGEREARDRAVALLGRVGIPNPGERVDDHPHEFSGGQCQRIAIAIAIACEPALLLADEPTTSVDVTVQARLLALLSELTGDGMSMLLVTHDLRVVATLADRVVVMFEGQTVERGPTEAVFGRPAHPYTQALVESAAGVGEGTDREEVPTGGCRFRNECPHAIDACAGERPAFEPVGSPGHTAACVHYAPERDPSVVLAGSDPAWTVVRER, translated from the coding sequence ATGAGCGATCCGCTGCTCTCGGTCGAGGGGTTGCGTACACACATCCCGGCCGAGGGAGGGATCGTCCGCGCCGTCGACGGGGTGTCCTTCGAGATCGAGAGGGGAGAGACCGTCGCGCTCGTCGGCGAGTCCGGCAGCGGGAAGACGGTGACCTGCGAGACGATCACCCGGCTCGTCCCCGAGACGGCGACGGTGACCGGGGAGGTCCGTTTCGACGGGGAGACGCTGACCGATCTAGAGGAGAACGCGCTCCGACGGATCCGCGGTAACCGGATCGCCCACGTCTTCCAGAACCCGCGGAGCGCGCTCGATCCGGTCTACACCGTCGGCGATCAGATCGCCGAGGCGATCACGCTCCACCGGGACGTGGGAGAGCGCGAGGCGCGAGACCGTGCGGTAGCGCTGCTCGGACGGGTCGGTATCCCCAACCCCGGCGAACGGGTAGACGACCATCCCCACGAGTTCTCGGGCGGCCAGTGTCAGCGGATCGCCATCGCCATCGCCATCGCCTGCGAGCCGGCCCTGCTGCTCGCCGACGAGCCGACCACCTCCGTCGACGTCACCGTCCAGGCGCGGCTGCTCGCGCTGCTCTCGGAGCTCACCGGTGACGGGATGTCCATGCTGCTCGTCACCCACGACCTCCGGGTGGTCGCGACGCTCGCCGACCGGGTCGTCGTGATGTTCGAGGGCCAGACCGTCGAGCGCGGCCCGACCGAGGCGGTGTTCGGCCGACCGGCCCACCCCTACACACAGGCGCTCGTCGAGAGCGCCGCCGGGGTGGGTGAGGGGACCGACAGGGAGGAGGTACCGACCGGCGGCTGTCGGTTCCGAAACGAGTGTCCGCACGCGATCGACGCCTGTGCGGGCGAGCGCCCGGCGTTCGAGCCGGTCGGGAGCCCCGGCCACACCGCCGCGTGCGTCCACTACGCGCCCGAGCGCGACCCCTCCGTCGTCCTCGCCGGTTCCGACCCCGCCTGGACGGTGGTGCGAGAGCGATGA
- a CDS encoding Hsp20/alpha crystallin family protein: protein MTRRNPFEEIEEFFDRMSRGFEEGEWAPTTIGAQQLAVDLADEGDAFVVTADLPGYEREEISLTLAERTLELSAEQETERVDEDEEVNYIRRERRRRSVGRAVRLPEAVDEEATSARYANGVLTVRLPKVEAEEGTSISIE, encoded by the coding sequence ATGACGCGACGCAACCCGTTCGAGGAGATCGAGGAGTTCTTCGACCGCATGAGCCGGGGGTTCGAGGAGGGCGAGTGGGCTCCGACGACGATAGGTGCCCAGCAGCTCGCCGTCGACCTCGCCGACGAGGGCGACGCGTTCGTCGTCACGGCCGACCTGCCGGGCTACGAGCGCGAGGAGATCTCGCTCACGCTCGCCGAGCGGACGCTCGAACTCTCGGCCGAGCAGGAGACCGAGCGCGTCGACGAGGACGAGGAGGTGAACTACATCCGGCGCGAGCGCCGGCGACGGTCGGTCGGCCGGGCGGTCAGGCTCCCCGAGGCCGTCGACGAGGAGGCGACGAGCGCACGGTACGCGAACGGCGTGCTCACGGTCAGGCTCCCGAAGGTCGAGGCGGAAGAGGGCACGTCGATCAGCATCGAGTAG
- a CDS encoding catalase, with protein sequence MTDEDTTDDGEGIGERTTKHRRSVDGPSEAEEDEEHHGTSDSGREGVDETSKREQLDEVRADHAGEHLTTDHGVRVSHTDDSLKAGERGPTLMEDFHFREKMTQFDHESIPERVVHARGTGAHGYFQPYEDPDLGEYDDISELTKAAFLQDPDQKTPVFVRFSTVVGSRGSSDTVRDVRGFATKFYTEEGNYDLVGNNMPVFFIHDAIKFPDLVHAIKPEPDTGTPQASAAHDTFWDFASLTPETTHMLLWVLSDRALPRSYRMMEGFGVHTFRFVNDEGDSRFVKFHWKPKYGTHQLVWDETTKLWGKASDYNRNGLYDAIESGHYPEWELGVQIVEEEEADRFDFDLLDPTKIIPEEEVPVRTIGKMVLNENIDNFFAETEQVAFHPGNVVPGIDFTNDPLLQGRLFSYQDTQLNRFGGANWDEIPINRPVAKRHNNQRAGFMRQTIDRGKTSYSPNSLEDDYPREATEEEGGYVHHAEKVEGKKIRARSESFRDHFSQARLFWNSMSEAEQQHIVDATHFELGNVESEAVRERMVYEIFNNVDHDLAVRAAEGIGVEPPEEPGEHYTDHEDSSPALSMENTVTDTIESRQVAVLVDDGVDADQFETVRDGLEDRGAQVTVVSKTLGERTGANGGAIETDKSHVMTASIEYDAVFVPGGRESVDALSEQGGATHFVREAFKHKKPIAALAEGVDLLETVDLPGVRLSTGDDLVSELGVVTAGEAGDEFVSAFADAIGVHRHWDREEAQVPA encoded by the coding sequence ATGACCGACGAGGACACCACGGACGACGGCGAGGGAATCGGCGAACGGACCACGAAACACCGGCGGAGCGTCGACGGCCCGAGCGAGGCAGAGGAGGATGAGGAGCACCACGGGACGAGCGACAGCGGGCGCGAGGGCGTCGACGAGACCAGCAAACGCGAGCAGCTCGACGAGGTCAGGGCGGACCACGCGGGCGAGCACCTGACCACCGACCACGGCGTCAGGGTGAGCCACACCGACGACTCGCTGAAAGCCGGCGAGCGCGGGCCGACGCTGATGGAGGACTTCCACTTCCGGGAGAAGATGACCCAGTTCGATCACGAGTCGATCCCCGAACGCGTCGTCCACGCCCGCGGGACCGGCGCCCACGGCTACTTCCAGCCGTACGAGGACCCCGACCTCGGCGAGTACGACGACATCTCGGAGCTGACGAAGGCGGCGTTCCTCCAGGACCCCGACCAGAAGACGCCCGTCTTCGTTCGTTTCTCCACCGTCGTCGGCTCGCGCGGCTCGAGCGACACGGTTCGGGACGTCCGCGGCTTCGCCACGAAGTTCTACACCGAGGAGGGCAACTACGACCTCGTCGGCAACAACATGCCGGTCTTCTTCATCCACGACGCGATCAAGTTCCCCGACCTCGTCCACGCGATCAAGCCGGAACCCGACACGGGGACGCCACAGGCCTCGGCCGCCCACGACACGTTCTGGGACTTCGCCTCGCTGACGCCCGAGACGACGCACATGCTGCTGTGGGTACTCTCGGACCGTGCGCTGCCCCGCTCGTACCGCATGATGGAGGGCTTCGGTGTCCACACGTTCCGGTTCGTCAACGACGAGGGAGACTCGCGGTTCGTCAAGTTCCACTGGAAGCCGAAGTACGGTACCCACCAGCTGGTCTGGGACGAGACGACCAAGCTCTGGGGGAAGGCTTCGGACTACAACCGAAACGGGCTCTACGACGCCATCGAGAGCGGCCACTACCCCGAGTGGGAACTCGGCGTCCAGATCGTCGAGGAGGAGGAGGCCGACCGCTTCGACTTCGACCTGCTCGATCCGACGAAGATCATCCCCGAGGAGGAGGTCCCCGTTCGAACCATCGGGAAGATGGTGCTGAACGAGAACATCGACAACTTCTTCGCCGAGACCGAGCAGGTGGCGTTCCACCCCGGCAACGTCGTCCCCGGCATCGACTTCACGAACGACCCGCTGCTCCAGGGGCGGCTCTTCTCGTACCAGGACACACAGCTCAACCGCTTCGGCGGGGCCAACTGGGACGAGATCCCGATCAACCGCCCGGTCGCGAAACGCCACAACAACCAGCGTGCCGGCTTCATGCGCCAGACGATCGACCGGGGAAAGACCTCCTACTCGCCGAACTCGCTTGAGGACGACTATCCCCGCGAGGCGACCGAGGAGGAGGGCGGCTACGTCCACCATGCCGAGAAGGTCGAGGGCAAGAAGATCCGCGCCAGAAGCGAGAGCTTCCGGGACCACTTCAGTCAAGCGCGGCTGTTCTGGAACAGTATGTCCGAGGCCGAACAGCAACACATCGTCGACGCGACCCACTTCGAACTCGGGAACGTCGAGAGCGAGGCGGTCCGCGAGCGGATGGTCTACGAGATCTTCAACAACGTCGACCACGACCTCGCGGTCCGGGCGGCCGAGGGGATCGGCGTGGAGCCGCCGGAGGAGCCGGGCGAACACTACACCGACCACGAGGACAGCTCGCCCGCACTGAGCATGGAGAACACGGTGACGGACACGATCGAGTCCCGGCAGGTCGCCGTCCTGGTCGACGACGGCGTCGACGCCGACCAGTTCGAGACCGTGCGAGACGGTCTCGAAGACCGCGGAGCACAGGTCACGGTCGTCTCGAAGACGCTCGGCGAACGGACGGGCGCGAACGGTGGAGCCATCGAGACCGACAAGAGCCACGTGATGACCGCCTCGATCGAGTACGACGCGGTCTTCGTTCCCGGCGGGCGAGAGAGCGTCGACGCGCTCTCCGAACAGGGTGGCGCCACCCACTTCGTTCGGGAAGCGTTCAAGCACAAGAAGCCGATCGCCGCGCTCGCCGAGGGCGTCGACCTGCTCGAAACGGTCGATCTCCCCGGTGTGCGCCTCTCCACCGGCGATGACCTCGTCTCGGAGCTCGGCGTCGTGACCGCCGGCGAGGCCGGCGACGAGTTCGTCTCGGCGTTCGCCGACGCGATCGGCGTCCACCGGCACTGGGACCGCGAGGAGGCGCAGGTCCCCGCGTAG
- a CDS encoding DUF7535 family protein, whose translation MSETTEDPSAAKKALRTVTPPYRGRPDAEMTAVGAVYFLTLLILLVPLLPFLLVGWLLLKLFGAVDRKLSSAFE comes from the coding sequence ATGAGCGAGACGACCGAGGACCCGTCGGCCGCGAAGAAGGCACTCCGGACCGTGACCCCACCCTACCGGGGGCGGCCGGACGCGGAGATGACCGCCGTCGGCGCGGTCTATTTCCTCACGCTGTTGATCCTGCTCGTGCCGCTGTTGCCGTTCCTGCTCGTCGGCTGGCTGCTGCTGAAGCTCTTCGGCGCGGTCGACCGGAAGCTATCGAGCGCCTTCGAGTGA
- a CDS encoding ornithine cyclodeaminase family protein produces the protein MQTLLLSGDDVAENAPMATLIPAIEDAFAAYERGDAQMPPKSYIELPQYNGDFRSMPAYLEAGDWDAAGVKWVNVHPDNAQRELPTVMGTMIYSDPETAFPLAIMDGTELTMQRTGAAAAVATDHLAVEGATSLGIVGAGVQAYTQLEAIREVRPIEKVVVSDLDDARVEAFVSAFADEFDVRGGSIAEAAACDVLSTVTPVREPIVSLSDLGPHTHVNAMGADAAGKQELEAAVLREGRLVIDDYEQTTHSGEINVPWNAGEIDDSDIDAEIGQIVVGDREGRAEGDGISVFDSTGLAIQDVAAAHVVYEHADENDNGTPFDLLGV, from the coding sequence ATGCAGACGCTTTTGCTGTCGGGCGACGACGTCGCCGAGAACGCGCCGATGGCGACGCTGATCCCGGCGATCGAGGACGCCTTCGCCGCCTACGAGCGCGGCGACGCCCAGATGCCGCCGAAGTCCTACATCGAGCTCCCGCAGTACAACGGCGACTTCCGCTCGATGCCGGCGTACCTAGAGGCGGGAGACTGGGACGCCGCGGGCGTGAAGTGGGTGAACGTCCACCCGGACAACGCTCAGCGAGAGCTCCCGACGGTGATGGGGACGATGATCTACTCCGACCCGGAGACCGCGTTCCCGCTCGCGATCATGGACGGCACCGAACTGACGATGCAGCGGACCGGCGCGGCGGCGGCCGTCGCCACCGACCACCTCGCGGTCGAGGGCGCGACGAGTCTCGGGATCGTCGGCGCGGGCGTCCAGGCGTACACCCAGCTGGAGGCGATACGCGAGGTCAGGCCGATCGAGAAGGTCGTCGTGAGCGACCTCGACGACGCCCGGGTGGAGGCGTTCGTCTCGGCGTTCGCCGACGAGTTCGACGTCCGCGGCGGGTCGATCGCCGAGGCGGCTGCCTGCGACGTGCTCTCGACGGTGACCCCGGTACGGGAGCCGATCGTCTCGCTCTCGGATCTCGGCCCCCACACCCACGTCAACGCGATGGGCGCGGACGCGGCGGGGAAACAGGAACTCGAGGCGGCGGTGCTGCGAGAGGGACGGCTCGTGATCGACGACTACGAGCAGACGACGCACTCCGGCGAGATCAACGTCCCGTGGAACGCGGGCGAGATCGACGATTCGGACATCGACGCGGAGATCGGCCAGATCGTCGTCGGCGACCGGGAGGGTCGCGCGGAGGGCGACGGGATCTCGGTCTTCGACTCGACGGGGCTCGCGATCCAGGACGTCGCCGCCGCCCACGTCGTCTACGAGCACGCAGACGAGAACGACAACGGCACCCCGTTCGACTTACTCGGCGTCTGA
- a CDS encoding ABC transporter permease, whose translation MDEEGGPSGRRTDGGEGPFGRTSPDDGDVARFERIDWEAIEGRRRPVRPERAVLAVGLFALSAITLYDRYVAGVYLVGTWNVTPVDWLFLLALVVLLAYGVVPAVRNRRAVRRVVRRLRSRPLAATSLSYLGLFILVGLFGPGLVGSPTLDPGVQYLPPVGETVPASATSDCLGGITGEGFDRICHGSWEHPLGTNHRGHDVVHLLVLGARTALTVSVVAVGLVVPLATLVGVAAATYGGWVDALLMAYVDLQLSVPALVIYFVFMFYLGPSLFLLLVVFGLLSWGGIARLVRSEVLQRREEGYVLVSRGAGASRAYVAKAHLLPNVTNTVVPAVFHLVPVLILTEAGIAFLGFEDARAYSWGETIADGLGQTVSAGSPADRFHNLAITPLEVWWVSAIPAALLALTLVAFKLAGDGIRDALDPRGER comes from the coding sequence ATGGACGAGGAGGGCGGGCCGTCCGGTCGGCGGACGGACGGCGGTGAGGGCCCGTTCGGGAGGACGTCCCCGGACGACGGAGACGTCGCCCGGTTCGAGCGGATCGACTGGGAGGCGATCGAGGGCCGACGACGGCCGGTTCGCCCGGAGCGGGCGGTACTCGCGGTCGGCCTCTTCGCGCTCTCTGCGATCACCCTCTACGACCGGTACGTCGCGGGCGTCTACCTCGTCGGAACGTGGAACGTCACGCCGGTCGACTGGCTCTTCCTCCTCGCGCTCGTCGTCCTTCTCGCCTACGGGGTCGTTCCGGCGGTACGGAACCGCCGGGCGGTGCGTCGGGTCGTACGACGGCTTCGCTCGCGACCGCTCGCCGCGACGAGCCTCTCGTACCTCGGGCTCTTCATCCTCGTCGGGCTGTTCGGACCCGGCCTGGTCGGGAGCCCGACGCTCGACCCTGGTGTCCAGTACCTCCCGCCAGTCGGAGAGACGGTGCCCGCCTCCGCGACGAGTGACTGCCTCGGCGGGATCACCGGTGAGGGGTTCGATCGGATCTGTCACGGCAGCTGGGAGCACCCCCTCGGGACGAACCACCGGGGTCACGACGTGGTCCACCTCCTCGTTCTCGGCGCGCGGACCGCACTCACCGTCTCGGTCGTCGCGGTCGGCCTCGTCGTACCGCTCGCGACGCTCGTCGGGGTCGCCGCCGCCACCTACGGGGGGTGGGTCGACGCCCTCCTGATGGCCTACGTCGACCTCCAGCTCTCGGTGCCCGCCCTCGTCATCTACTTCGTCTTCATGTTCTACCTCGGGCCGTCGCTGTTCCTCCTCCTCGTGGTCTTCGGCCTGCTCAGCTGGGGCGGCATCGCGCGGCTGGTCAGGAGCGAGGTGCTCCAGCGTCGCGAGGAGGGCTACGTCCTCGTCTCGCGGGGCGCCGGCGCGAGCAGGGCCTACGTCGCGAAGGCGCACCTGCTCCCGAACGTGACGAACACGGTCGTCCCCGCCGTGTTCCACCTCGTCCCGGTGTTGATCCTCACCGAGGCGGGGATCGCCTTCCTCGGGTTCGAGGACGCACGGGCGTACTCGTGGGGCGAGACGATCGCCGACGGCCTCGGTCAGACCGTCTCCGCGGGCAGCCCCGCCGACCGCTTTCACAACCTCGCGATCACCCCGCTCGAGGTCTGGTGGGTCTCCGCCATACCCGCAGCACTGCTCGCGCTGACGCTGGTCGCGTTCAAACTGGCGGGCGACGGGATCCGCGACGCGCTCGACCCGCGGGGTGAGCGATGA
- a CDS encoding ABC transporter permease — translation MSLRRLLLRRLVLGAVALWGVLTVLFVLFTQTWDWALARETGPARMGGAEEEISDIEAQYLAERGLDGPFHEAYLTFLADTLTLRWGESFETGEAAGPLVFEAIARTALYVLPAVALAVAAGVGIGLYAAMSDRSWLSGGGRTAAYLAFGVANFWVGALALVYAFGYETVDIGVTFARSRGVVVYLDGEPLAAQTLPFAFEYVLPVVLVASTLLAGVVSYARAYSMEYVSADLTKLVQAKGATDRAVAEHVLRNAAIPLVSMLFTETFALLALSVVVIEVLLGIPGLGLLFYDAIWARDLPILLGGAFVIVVAGVLGSLAQDLAYSSLDPRVEAGSR, via the coding sequence GTGAGTCTCCGCCGACTCCTGCTCAGACGGCTCGTCCTCGGTGCCGTCGCGCTCTGGGGCGTCCTCACCGTGCTGTTCGTCCTGTTCACCCAGACCTGGGACTGGGCGCTCGCGCGCGAGACCGGGCCCGCACGCATGGGCGGCGCTGAGGAGGAGATCTCCGACATCGAGGCGCAGTACCTCGCCGAACGCGGACTCGACGGCCCGTTCCACGAGGCGTACCTCACCTTCCTCGCCGACACGCTCACGCTCCGGTGGGGCGAGTCGTTCGAAACCGGCGAGGCTGCGGGCCCATTGGTGTTCGAGGCGATCGCGCGCACCGCCCTCTACGTGCTCCCGGCGGTGGCGCTTGCGGTCGCCGCCGGGGTCGGGATCGGCCTCTACGCGGCGATGAGCGATCGGTCGTGGCTCTCCGGGGGCGGACGTACCGCCGCGTACCTCGCCTTCGGCGTCGCGAACTTCTGGGTCGGGGCGCTCGCGCTGGTGTACGCATTCGGCTACGAGACCGTCGACATCGGGGTGACGTTCGCCCGCTCGCGCGGCGTCGTGGTCTACCTCGACGGGGAGCCACTGGCCGCACAGACGCTCCCGTTCGCGTTCGAGTACGTCCTCCCCGTCGTCCTCGTCGCCTCGACGCTCCTCGCCGGCGTGGTGAGCTACGCCCGGGCGTACTCGATGGAGTACGTCTCCGCCGACCTCACGAAACTCGTCCAGGCGAAGGGCGCCACCGACCGTGCCGTCGCGGAACACGTCCTGCGGAACGCGGCGATCCCGCTCGTCTCGATGCTCTTCACCGAGACGTTCGCGCTGCTCGCGCTCTCGGTCGTCGTCATCGAGGTACTGTTGGGGATCCCGGGGCTCGGACTGCTCTTTTACGACGCCATCTGGGCGCGCGACCTCCCAATCCTGCTCGGCGGCGCGTTCGTCATCGTCGTCGCCGGCGTCCTCGGTAGCCTCGCACAGGACCTGGCGTACTCGTCCCTCGACCCGCGCGTCGAGGCCGGCTCGCGGTGA
- the leuS gene encoding leucine--tRNA ligase yields MEYDPQDLEERWRARWAEEGRYEPDPGEGEGAEPGSADGRAPDEREKTFVTVPYPYPSGGMHIGHARTYTVPDVYARYRRARGDSVLFPIAWHVTGTPIVGAVERLKKGEAAQMESLQQAFGVPDSDLESLETPMGYARYFIEEAESSYKRGMQSLGLSIDWRREFTTNDERYSRFITWQYETLRERGLLEKGLHPVKYCTEQENPVTTHDLLEGEEVEYQEYTLVKFQAGDRVFPMATLRPETVRGVTNAFVNPEERYVEAIVDGERWVVAEEAVEKLSLQDHDVRVEREVVGEELVGERVENPVTGDELTILPAGFVDPDSGSGVVMSVPAHSPDDYVALREVKDDPERLYEYGIGTEEVEGIEPIPILSIEGYGEIPARDAVEEAEITDSDDPRLAEITKELYTREFHAGQLFDAYGEFGGRVVEEVREELAASYREEGAFDAMYDFPEPVVSRAGGKVVVAYQDTWFLRYNDPQWREKTHRAVDRLDAIPENTREQYDHTIDWLNEWPCIRNYGLGTRLPWDDEFVIEPLSDSTIYMAYYTIAHRLSEIPPEELDREFFDALFYGADAVEEPDERALSLREEWSYWYPVDYRCSGNDLVPNHLTFFLYHHAELFDEPEWPGGITVMGMGLLEGEKMSSSKGHVVLPGDAIGEYGADTVRFFLMNSAEPWQDYDWRAEEVESTRRGLERFWNRAEELIDGPEGTRDLERIDRWLLAKLQETVHEVTEAMERFETRTASQAAFYNFEEHLRWYRRRTDLDRPGARWTLGHVLETRLRLLAPVVPFMANDLHERLTGEPAEAAPWPEGESEFESETVQAEESLVASLTDDVAEVASVTGKSPERIDVYVAADWKQEVFEEVVETGPDVGRVMGEVMSEPDLRERGDEVNQLVQELVEVVRGRSDEELATLVSLPEGEVYAEAREFFEREFDAAVRIVSEEETDDEKAGQARPLRPAIRLS; encoded by the coding sequence ATGGAGTACGACCCGCAGGACCTCGAAGAGCGGTGGCGGGCGCGGTGGGCCGAGGAGGGCCGCTACGAGCCCGATCCCGGCGAGGGAGAGGGTGCGGAACCGGGTTCCGCGGACGGCCGAGCGCCGGACGAACGAGAGAAGACGTTCGTCACGGTTCCGTATCCGTATCCGAGCGGCGGGATGCACATCGGCCACGCCCGGACGTACACGGTACCGGACGTCTACGCCAGGTACCGGAGAGCGCGGGGCGACAGCGTCCTCTTCCCGATCGCCTGGCACGTCACCGGGACGCCGATCGTCGGCGCGGTCGAGCGCCTGAAGAAGGGCGAGGCCGCCCAGATGGAGTCGCTCCAGCAGGCGTTCGGCGTCCCCGATTCGGACCTCGAGTCGCTGGAGACGCCGATGGGCTACGCGCGGTACTTCATTGAGGAGGCCGAGTCGAGCTACAAGCGAGGGATGCAGTCGCTCGGTCTCTCGATCGACTGGCGCCGGGAGTTCACGACGAACGACGAGCGGTACTCTCGGTTCATCACCTGGCAGTACGAGACCCTGCGGGAACGGGGGCTGCTGGAGAAGGGGCTTCATCCCGTCAAGTACTGCACGGAACAGGAGAACCCGGTCACGACCCACGACCTGCTCGAGGGCGAGGAGGTCGAGTACCAGGAGTACACGCTGGTGAAGTTCCAGGCGGGGGACCGGGTCTTCCCGATGGCGACGCTGCGCCCGGAGACCGTCCGGGGAGTGACGAACGCGTTCGTCAACCCCGAGGAGCGCTACGTCGAGGCGATCGTCGACGGCGAACGCTGGGTCGTCGCCGAGGAGGCCGTCGAGAAGCTCTCGCTGCAGGACCACGACGTGCGGGTCGAACGCGAGGTCGTGGGCGAGGAGCTCGTCGGCGAACGCGTCGAGAACCCGGTGACCGGCGACGAGCTCACGATCCTCCCCGCGGGATTCGTCGATCCCGACAGCGGCAGCGGCGTCGTCATGTCGGTACCGGCCCACAGCCCCGACGACTACGTCGCCCTCCGGGAGGTGAAGGACGACCCCGAGCGGCTCTACGAGTACGGGATCGGCACCGAGGAGGTCGAGGGGATCGAGCCGATCCCGATCCTCTCGATCGAGGGCTACGGCGAGATACCCGCGAGGGACGCCGTCGAGGAGGCGGAGATCACCGACAGCGACGACCCGCGGCTCGCCGAGATCACGAAGGAGCTCTACACGCGTGAGTTCCACGCCGGCCAGCTTTTCGATGCCTACGGCGAGTTCGGGGGGAGGGTCGTCGAAGAGGTTCGCGAGGAGCTGGCGGCGAGCTACCGGGAGGAGGGCGCCTTCGACGCGATGTACGACTTCCCGGAGCCGGTGGTCTCGCGTGCCGGCGGGAAGGTCGTCGTCGCCTACCAGGACACCTGGTTTCTCCGGTACAACGACCCCCAGTGGCGCGAGAAGACCCACCGTGCGGTCGACCGGCTGGACGCCATCCCGGAGAACACCAGAGAGCAGTACGACCACACGATCGACTGGCTGAACGAGTGGCCCTGCATCCGGAACTACGGGCTGGGAACCAGGCTCCCGTGGGACGACGAGTTCGTCATCGAACCCCTGTCGGACTCGACGATCTACATGGCCTACTACACGATCGCCCACCGCCTGTCCGAGATCCCCCCAGAGGAGCTCGATCGCGAGTTCTTCGACGCGCTGTTCTACGGGGCCGACGCGGTGGAAGAGCCCGACGAGCGGGCGCTCTCGCTCCGCGAGGAGTGGTCGTACTGGTACCCGGTCGACTACCGGTGTTCGGGCAACGACCTGGTGCCGAACCACCTCACGTTCTTCCTATACCACCACGCCGAACTGTTCGACGAGCCGGAGTGGCCCGGCGGCATCACCGTGATGGGGATGGGCCTGCTCGAGGGCGAGAAGATGAGCTCCTCGAAGGGTCACGTGGTGCTGCCGGGTGATGCGATCGGCGAGTACGGCGCCGACACCGTTCGCTTCTTCCTGATGAACTCCGCCGAGCCGTGGCAGGACTACGACTGGCGCGCGGAGGAGGTCGAGAGCACGCGACGGGGACTCGAACGGTTCTGGAATCGGGCGGAAGAGCTCATCGACGGTCCCGAGGGGACACGCGATCTGGAGCGGATCGACCGCTGGCTGCTCGCGAAGCTCCAGGAGACGGTGCACGAGGTCACGGAGGCGATGGAACGCTTCGAGACGCGGACCGCGAGCCAGGCGGCCTTCTACAACTTCGAGGAGCACCTGCGGTGGTACCGACGGCGAACGGACCTCGACCGGCCCGGCGCGCGCTGGACGCTCGGACACGTCCTGGAGACGCGGCTGCGTCTGCTCGCACCGGTGGTCCCGTTCATGGCGAACGATCTCCACGAGCGGCTGACCGGCGAGCCGGCGGAGGCCGCGCCGTGGCCCGAGGGAGAGAGCGAGTTCGAGAGCGAGACGGTACAGGCCGAGGAGTCGCTGGTCGCCTCGCTCACCGACGACGTCGCGGAGGTCGCGAGCGTCACCGGGAAGAGTCCCGAAAGAATCGACGTCTACGTCGCCGCCGACTGGAAGCAGGAGGTGTTCGAGGAGGTCGTCGAGACGGGTCCCGACGTGGGGAGGGTGATGGGCGAGGTGATGAGTGAGCCCGACCTGCGAGAGCGCGGTGACGAGGTGAACCAGCTCGTGCAGGAGCTCGTCGAGGTCGTCCGCGGGCGATCGGACGAGGAGCTCGCGACGCTCGTCTCGCTCCCGGAAGGGGAGGTCTACGCCGAGGCACGCGAGTTCTTCGAACGCGAGTTCGACGCGGCTGTCCGGATCGTGAGCGAAGAGGAGACCGACGACGAGAAGGCGGGGCAGGCCCGACCGCTCCGTCCGGCGATCAGGCTCTCCTAG